In Nostoc sp. GT001, a genomic segment contains:
- a CDS encoding NYN domain-containing protein: protein MPRSLLQAVLLVDGYNIIGAWPCLKKTRDSVGLEAARGELVEAMTGYSAFQGYTTQIVFDAQYQNTSSNKEIITELLSVYYTDFGQTADTYIEKSCASFRHQIAQSLISRVIVATSDRAQQLMIQGYGAEWLSAQQLCGEVETTVCRMRQKYHTRKQSKSRFLANAIDAKARQRLAELRMGLQ, encoded by the coding sequence ATGCCCCGTTCCTTACTCCAAGCCGTTTTGTTAGTGGACGGCTACAATATCATAGGCGCTTGGCCTTGCCTTAAAAAAACGCGTGATAGCGTTGGATTAGAGGCTGCACGGGGCGAACTTGTGGAAGCGATGACTGGTTATAGTGCGTTTCAAGGTTACACAACTCAGATAGTTTTTGATGCCCAATATCAGAACACCTCTAGTAATAAAGAAATTATTACTGAGCTTTTATCTGTTTATTACACTGATTTTGGGCAAACCGCAGATACTTATATTGAAAAATCCTGCGCTTCTTTTCGCCACCAAATAGCCCAATCTTTGATTTCTCGTGTGATTGTTGCTACATCAGATCGGGCACAGCAGTTGATGATCCAAGGATATGGGGCTGAATGGTTGTCAGCACAGCAACTCTGTGGGGAAGTGGAAACCACTGTATGCCGGATGCGACAGAAGTATCATACGCGCAAACAATCTAAGAGTCGGTTTTTAGCTAATGCCATTGATGCTAAGGCGCGGCAGCGTCTGGCTGAATTACGAATGGGATTACAGTAG
- a CDS encoding aminotransferase class V-fold PLP-dependent enzyme, with the protein MDSRLSIRDLWSLDSAVTFLNHGSFGACPKQVLEFQQRLRSHLEHEPLRFFGREWEPLLDDARSKLAAFVGADVQDLVFVPNATTGVNSVLRSLTFSPEDEILTTNHEYNACRNALDFIASRTGARVVVAKIPFPIDSPQQVIAAVIERVSPKTRLALLDHVTSQTGLIFPMQELAKELQQRGVDTLIDGAHAPGMISLDLREIDATYYTGNCHKWLCAPKGAAFLYVRRDKQSEIRPLTISHGTNSPRTDKSRFQLEFDWTGTDDPTAYMCVPEAIAFMGSLLPGGWKELRQQNHQLVLQGRQLLCEALEVQPPCPEEMIGSMAVVPMPTILENRDFMSVHDELFDKFGIQVQVMPWQEKPRLLVRISAQIYNTLEQYEYLAKVLKGLCC; encoded by the coding sequence TTGGATTCTAGATTATCCATCAGAGACTTATGGTCGCTTGACTCGGCTGTGACGTTTCTGAATCATGGGTCTTTTGGTGCTTGTCCTAAACAAGTGCTGGAATTTCAACAACGTTTGCGATCGCACCTCGAACATGAACCCTTACGCTTTTTTGGTAGGGAATGGGAACCTCTGCTAGACGATGCCAGAAGTAAGTTAGCGGCGTTTGTAGGTGCTGATGTGCAGGATTTGGTATTTGTCCCCAATGCGACGACTGGCGTTAATTCGGTGTTAAGGTCGCTGACGTTTTCACCAGAGGACGAAATACTTACAACCAACCACGAATATAATGCTTGCCGCAATGCACTTGATTTTATTGCCAGTCGCACTGGTGCGCGGGTGGTAGTGGCAAAAATTCCTTTCCCCATTGACTCGCCACAGCAAGTAATCGCAGCAGTAATTGAGCGAGTTTCACCAAAAACACGATTAGCACTTTTGGATCATGTTACCAGTCAGACAGGGCTAATTTTCCCGATGCAAGAGTTGGCGAAGGAGTTGCAACAACGGGGTGTAGATACATTGATAGATGGGGCACATGCGCCTGGAATGATTTCTCTCGATTTACGAGAGATTGACGCAACTTATTACACCGGGAATTGTCATAAATGGCTGTGTGCGCCTAAAGGGGCAGCATTTTTGTATGTGCGACGAGATAAACAGTCAGAAATTCGTCCTCTGACAATTAGCCACGGGACAAATTCGCCACGCACTGATAAAAGCCGCTTTCAGTTGGAATTTGACTGGACAGGTACAGACGATCCTACAGCTTATATGTGTGTACCGGAAGCGATCGCTTTTATGGGTTCCTTGTTACCTGGTGGGTGGAAAGAATTGAGACAGCAAAATCATCAGCTAGTGTTGCAGGGAAGACAGCTACTTTGTGAAGCGTTGGAGGTGCAGCCGCCTTGTCCAGAGGAGATGATTGGTTCAATGGCGGTTGTGCCAATGCCTACGATATTGGAAAACCGCGATTTCATGTCTGTACACGATGAGTTGTTTGATAAGTTTGGTATTCAAGTGCAGGTGATGCCGTGGCAGGAAAAACCTCGGCTGTTGGTAAGGATTTCGGCGCAGATTTACAATACTTTAGAGCAGTATGAGTATTTGGCAAAGGTGCTAAAGGGGTTGTGCTGTTAA
- a CDS encoding energy-coupling factor ABC transporter ATP-binding protein has translation MAQVGIEVKDLNFSWPNGEKVIKSCSLEVPKGEFWMLLGTNGSGKSTLLRLLAGLLAPESGEIRVLQPVGFVFQNPDHQLVMPTVGADVAFGLVEEKLPPAATRARVEEALGAVNLLTLQRRPIYALSGGQKQRVAIAGAIARRCEVLLLDEPTALLDPDSQLDLVAGVRRLVKSRGITALWVTHRLDELNYCDGAFLLEKGSLVDSGEAQRLKQRLMEVHSEAS, from the coding sequence ATGGCTCAAGTGGGCATTGAGGTCAAGGATTTAAATTTCAGTTGGCCTAATGGAGAGAAAGTGATCAAATCTTGCTCTTTAGAAGTACCCAAGGGTGAGTTTTGGATGCTCTTGGGTACAAATGGCAGCGGAAAATCTACTTTACTGAGACTGCTGGCGGGGTTATTAGCTCCTGAATCTGGCGAAATTCGGGTTTTACAACCCGTTGGCTTTGTCTTCCAAAATCCGGATCATCAACTGGTGATGCCAACGGTTGGTGCTGATGTGGCTTTTGGATTGGTGGAAGAAAAGTTGCCACCTGCTGCTACCAGAGCCAGGGTTGAGGAGGCGTTAGGAGCGGTGAATTTGCTTACTTTGCAACGACGCCCTATCTATGCACTTTCTGGCGGACAGAAACAGCGAGTCGCGATCGCAGGTGCGATCGCCCGTCGCTGTGAAGTTCTATTATTAGATGAACCCACTGCTTTACTAGATCCAGATAGCCAGTTGGATTTAGTTGCTGGTGTCCGCCGCCTTGTCAAAAGTCGAGGTATTACAGCCCTTTGGGTGACACATCGATTAGATGAGCTAAATTACTGTGACGGCGCTTTTTTGCTAGAAAAAGGCTCTTTGGTTGATAGTGGGGAAGCCCAACGCCTCAAACAACGTCTGATGGAGGTACACAGCGAAGCCTCTTAA